One window from the genome of Aquabacterium sp. A3 encodes:
- the ispH gene encoding 4-hydroxy-3-methylbut-2-enyl diphosphate reductase: MNQVEDVLLAEPRGFCAGVDRAIEIVERALAQFGAPIYVRHEIVHNTYVVNDLKSKGAIFIEDLAEVPPGATLIFSAHGVSQEVRREADARGFSVFDATCPLVTKVHVEVAKLHREGFEFLMIGHKGHPEVEGTMGQVTEGIYLVEDEDDVERVQVRNPGKLAVVTQTTLSVDDAAGILAAIKRRFPQVREPKQQDICYATQNRQDAVKIMAPQVDVVIVVGSPTSSNSNRLRELAERLGTPAYMIDCPDDLQESWFEGHPRVGLTAGASAPDVLVQRVITRLKDMGAVSVRRMQGVEEHVRFPLPKGLGGTGLDRPLPSQRAV; the protein is encoded by the coding sequence ATGAACCAGGTTGAAGACGTGTTGCTGGCCGAGCCCCGGGGCTTTTGCGCCGGCGTGGACCGCGCCATCGAGATCGTCGAGCGGGCGCTGGCCCAGTTTGGCGCGCCCATCTACGTGCGCCACGAGATCGTGCACAACACCTACGTGGTCAACGACCTCAAGTCCAAGGGCGCTATCTTCATCGAAGACCTGGCCGAGGTGCCCCCAGGCGCCACGCTCATCTTCAGCGCCCACGGTGTCAGCCAGGAGGTGCGCCGCGAGGCCGATGCCCGCGGCTTCAGCGTGTTCGACGCCACCTGCCCCCTGGTCACCAAGGTGCACGTGGAGGTGGCCAAGCTGCACCGCGAGGGCTTCGAGTTTTTGATGATCGGGCACAAGGGGCACCCTGAGGTGGAAGGCACCATGGGCCAGGTCACCGAAGGCATCTACCTGGTGGAAGACGAGGACGATGTTGAGCGCGTGCAGGTGCGCAACCCCGGCAAGCTGGCCGTGGTCACGCAAACCACGCTGTCGGTGGACGACGCCGCCGGCATCCTGGCGGCCATCAAGCGGCGCTTTCCGCAGGTGCGCGAGCCCAAGCAGCAAGACATCTGCTACGCCACCCAAAACCGGCAGGACGCCGTCAAGATCATGGCCCCGCAGGTGGACGTGGTGATCGTGGTGGGCAGCCCCACCAGCTCCAACAGCAACCGCCTGCGCGAACTGGCCGAGCGCCTGGGCACCCCCGCCTACATGATCGACTGCCCTGACGACCTGCAAGAATCCTGGTTTGAAGGGCATCCCCGCGTGGGCCTGACCGCTGGCGCGTCCGCGCCCGATGTGCTGGTGCAGCGCGTGATCACGCGTCTGAAAGACATGGGCGCCGTGTCCGTGCGCCGCATGCAGGGGGTGGAAGAGCACGTGCGCTTCCCGCTGCCCAAGGGCCTGGGAGGCACCGGCCTGGACCGCCCCCTGCCCAGCCAGCGCGCCGTGTAA
- a CDS encoding FKBP-type peptidyl-prolyl cis-trans isomerase, with translation MTSPVPTVAPGSFLTLHYRLAGPDGGDVVNTFDDKPATLSLGSGELSPAIEARLIGLPEGTRTTLQLDAGEAFGPRNPEMLQRVALKLLRELGDPDETWNVGDVVQFPTPDGQGSFAGVVRELDPAGEWALFDFNHPLAGQPVTFEVQLIGVL, from the coding sequence ATGACCTCCCCCGTGCCCACCGTCGCCCCTGGCTCGTTCCTCACCCTGCACTACCGCCTGGCCGGCCCGGACGGTGGCGACGTGGTCAACACCTTCGATGACAAGCCCGCCACGCTCTCGCTGGGCTCGGGTGAGTTGTCACCCGCCATCGAGGCCCGCCTGATCGGCCTGCCCGAGGGCACCCGCACCACCTTGCAGCTCGACGCCGGCGAGGCCTTTGGCCCCCGCAACCCCGAGATGCTGCAGCGCGTGGCCCTCAAGCTGCTGCGCGAGCTGGGTGACCCGGACGAAACCTGGAACGTGGGCGATGTGGTGCAGTTCCCCACCCCGGATGGGCAGGGCTCGTTCGCGGGGGTGGTGCGCGAGCTGGACCCGGCGGGCGAATGGGCGTTGTTTGATTTCAACCACCCGCTGGCGGGTCAGCCCGTCACCTTCGAGGTGCAACTGATCGGCGTGCTGTGA
- the radC gene encoding RadC family protein has protein sequence MKDLPAEMRPREKLLAMGPGVLSDAELLALLLRTGLKGLGVLQMAEAVLRELGGFQGLLHAPPERLRRIRGLGPAKRAELVAVMEMARRGLQGSLSAQPVFSSPQLVKDYLCLRLGALPHEVFAVLFLDAQHRQIACEELFRGTLTQTSVYPREVVKRALELNAGSVILAHNHPSGVLEPSRADELLTQTLKTSLNLVDVKVLDHVVVGRTGAISFAERGLL, from the coding sequence ATGAAAGACCTGCCTGCCGAGATGCGGCCGCGGGAGAAACTGCTGGCCATGGGCCCAGGCGTGCTCAGCGATGCCGAGCTGCTGGCCTTGCTGCTGCGCACGGGCCTCAAGGGCCTGGGGGTGCTGCAGATGGCCGAGGCCGTGCTGCGAGAGCTGGGCGGGTTTCAGGGCCTGCTGCACGCCCCGCCAGAGCGGCTGCGCCGCATCCGCGGACTGGGGCCCGCCAAACGGGCCGAGCTGGTGGCCGTGATGGAGATGGCCCGGCGCGGACTGCAAGGCAGCCTGAGTGCCCAGCCGGTGTTCAGCTCGCCCCAGTTGGTGAAAGATTACCTGTGTCTGCGCCTGGGCGCCCTGCCCCACGAGGTGTTTGCCGTGCTCTTTCTGGACGCCCAACACCGGCAGATCGCCTGCGAAGAGCTCTTCAGGGGCACGCTGACGCAAACCTCGGTTTACCCCCGTGAGGTGGTGAAACGCGCGCTTGAGTTGAACGCCGGCAGCGTGATCCTGGCCCACAACCACCCCTCGGGCGTGCTGGAGCCCTCACGCGCCGACGAGTTGCTGACGCAAACCCTGAAAACCAGCCTGAACCTGGTGGACGTGAAGGTGCTGGACCACGTGGTGGTGGGGCGCACCGGCGCCATCTCGTTTGCCGAGCGCGGACTGCTGTGA
- a CDS encoding Smr/MutS family protein, whose product MSRDVKPPPNVALRDFADLKRALKQAAREAAARLEQERAEQARRQSQVHDAALFRQAVGSVHPLPDAGRRAPEPARKAQPVPAHRQADEQAVLQESLSDEFDVESLLETDDTLSWRRPELGVDVVRKLRRGVWALQGALDLHGLRVDEARTRVSAFLREAHVKGWRCVRIVHGKGLGSPGKQPVLKDKVRRWLVQSDRVLAFVQARADEGGHGAVVVLLKPGRSGPQGAS is encoded by the coding sequence GTGAGCCGAGATGTCAAACCGCCGCCCAACGTTGCCTTGCGCGACTTTGCCGATCTCAAGCGTGCCTTGAAACAGGCGGCGCGGGAGGCTGCCGCTCGCCTGGAACAAGAGCGCGCGGAGCAGGCTCGCCGTCAGAGCCAGGTGCATGACGCCGCGCTGTTCAGGCAGGCGGTGGGCTCGGTTCATCCGCTGCCCGATGCGGGCCGAAGGGCCCCGGAGCCCGCCCGCAAGGCCCAGCCTGTGCCTGCACACCGCCAAGCCGACGAGCAGGCGGTGCTGCAAGAATCCTTGTCAGACGAATTCGACGTGGAAAGCCTGCTGGAGACCGACGACACCCTGTCGTGGCGCCGGCCCGAGTTGGGCGTGGACGTGGTGCGCAAGCTGCGCAGAGGGGTGTGGGCGCTTCAGGGCGCGCTGGACCTGCACGGGCTGCGCGTGGACGAGGCACGCACCCGCGTGTCGGCCTTCTTGCGCGAAGCCCATGTAAAGGGCTGGCGCTGCGTGCGCATCGTGCACGGCAAGGGGCTGGGCTCACCCGGCAAACAGCCGGTGCTGAAAGACAAGGTGCGCCGGTGGCTGGTGCAAAGCGACCGGGTGCTGGCCTTCGTGCAGGCCCGGGCCGACGAAGGTGGCCACGGCGCGGTCGTGGTCTTGCTCAAGCCCGGGCGGTCGGGACCGCAGGGCGCATCCTGA
- a CDS encoding group II truncated hemoglobin: protein MSEASAFDLLGGEPGVRALVDRFYDLMDLEPAYAVLRGVHGTTLDDARDRLFWFLCGWLGGPNHYIERFGHPRLRARHLPFAIGIRERDEWLACMAQAMREQDIDADLQARLAQAFFQTADWMRNKGV from the coding sequence ATGAGCGAAGCTTCTGCGTTTGACCTGCTGGGCGGCGAGCCCGGCGTGCGTGCCCTGGTAGACCGTTTTTACGACCTGATGGACCTGGAGCCCGCCTACGCGGTCTTGCGTGGCGTGCATGGCACCACCCTGGACGACGCCCGCGACCGCCTGTTCTGGTTCTTGTGCGGCTGGCTGGGTGGCCCCAACCACTACATCGAGCGCTTTGGGCATCCGCGCCTGAGGGCGCGGCACCTGCCTTTTGCCATCGGCATCCGCGAGCGTGACGAGTGGCTGGCCTGCATGGCCCAGGCCATGCGCGAGCAGGACATCGACGCCGACCTGCAAGCGCGTCTGGCCCAGGCCTTCTTTCAAACGGCCGACTGGATGCGCAACAAGGGTGTCTGA
- a CDS encoding MinD/ParA family protein, giving the protein MVTMSTPDVSSSPAVRLARTVAVTSGKGGVGKTFFSANLAAALTRQGMRVLVLDADLGLANLDVVLNLYPKITLHDVFTGKAELEEAILAAPGGFSVLLAGSGLVEYSRLTPEVREQLHTIFEAVKPKFDVIIIDTGAGISDVVLYAVSMAHEVVVVATPEPTSMTDAYATIKVLAAQQAREQLNLVVNQVSRPGDGRGICNQLQQVVERFVQLPSGGAPKLNFLGDIPQDNSVREAVQKRQLLLELHPGSPAAQGVVQVATRLLSRAAVSN; this is encoded by the coding sequence ATGGTGACCATGTCCACTCCTGACGTTTCTTCGTCCCCGGCTGTTCGCCTCGCCCGCACGGTGGCTGTCACCAGTGGCAAGGGTGGGGTGGGCAAGACCTTTTTCAGTGCCAACCTGGCGGCGGCGCTGACGCGCCAGGGCATGCGCGTGCTGGTGCTGGATGCCGACCTGGGGCTGGCCAACCTCGATGTCGTGCTCAATCTGTACCCCAAGATCACGCTGCACGACGTCTTCACGGGCAAGGCCGAACTGGAGGAAGCCATCCTGGCGGCGCCCGGTGGCTTTTCCGTGCTGCTGGCCGGCTCGGGCCTGGTCGAGTACTCTCGGCTGACGCCCGAGGTGCGTGAGCAGTTGCACACCATTTTCGAGGCGGTCAAACCCAAGTTTGACGTCATCATCATCGACACCGGTGCCGGCATTTCCGACGTGGTGCTGTACGCCGTGTCGATGGCACACGAGGTGGTGGTGGTGGCCACGCCAGAGCCCACCTCCATGACCGATGCCTACGCCACCATCAAGGTGCTGGCGGCCCAGCAAGCCCGAGAGCAGCTCAACCTGGTGGTCAATCAGGTCAGCCGGCCCGGAGACGGGCGCGGCATCTGCAATCAACTGCAGCAGGTGGTTGAGCGCTTCGTGCAACTGCCCAGCGGCGGTGCCCCCAAGCTCAATTTTCTGGGCGACATCCCTCAAGACAACAGCGTGCGCGAAGCCGTGCAAAAGCGCCAGCTGCTGCTGGAACTGCACCCGGGCAGCCCGGCGGCCCAAGGGGTGGTGCAGGTGGCCACGCGGCTGTTGAGCCGCGCGGCCGTGTCAAACTGA
- a CDS encoding GGDEF domain-containing protein, translating into MPFSLSDGALRLEQALSLLQQAGWQAPADLAAGSAPWLQAILDGLCDLSSRDALTGLANRRQFEAAIAREVDRVARIGEPALLLVADIDHFKKVNDTYGHAAGDVVIQSVAHCLQDCVRPMDLVARLGGEEFAIILPNCPPAFGQTVAERIRQKVEQRDVAIVGGQHLRVTVSIGGAFAPQWVRSLATLWSERADQQLYRAKAEGRNRTCLDMPPLTVVSAEEKGLLFGSFTHSDDGPDSGNDADLPKTSP; encoded by the coding sequence ATGCCCTTCAGCTTGTCAGACGGGGCGCTTCGACTTGAACAGGCCTTGTCTCTGCTGCAGCAGGCCGGCTGGCAGGCCCCCGCTGACTTGGCCGCGGGCAGCGCGCCGTGGCTGCAGGCCATCCTGGATGGCCTGTGCGACCTGTCCAGCCGTGACGCCCTGACGGGCCTGGCCAACCGGCGCCAGTTCGAAGCCGCCATCGCCCGCGAGGTCGATCGCGTGGCCCGCATCGGCGAGCCCGCCTTGCTGCTGGTGGCCGACATCGACCACTTCAAGAAGGTCAACGACACCTACGGCCATGCGGCGGGTGATGTCGTCATCCAGTCGGTGGCGCACTGCCTGCAGGACTGCGTGCGGCCCATGGACCTGGTGGCCCGCCTGGGTGGCGAAGAGTTCGCCATCATCTTGCCCAACTGCCCACCCGCCTTCGGGCAGACGGTGGCCGAGCGCATCCGGCAAAAGGTGGAACAGCGCGACGTGGCCATCGTGGGAGGCCAGCATTTGCGCGTCACCGTCAGCATTGGCGGCGCGTTTGCGCCGCAGTGGGTGCGCTCCCTGGCCACCTTGTGGTCAGAGCGTGCCGACCAGCAGCTTTACCGCGCCAAGGCCGAAGGCCGCAACCGCACCTGCCTGGACATGCCGCCCCTGACGGTGGTCAGCGCCGAAGAAAAAGGGCTGCTGTTTGGCAGCTTCACACACAGTGACGATGGTCCGGACTCAGGAAATGACGCCGACCTGCCGAAAACCAGCCCATGA
- a CDS encoding CheR family methyltransferase, whose protein sequence is MSIASPDAVLPIDREFDFQPRDFARVRSLIYARAGISLHDGKQAMVYSRLSRRLRETGHPSFDAYLRWLEGASGPQADLEWQEFVNCLTTNLTSFFREEHHFHTLAEWLKARGSQPTRIWCCAASTGEEPYSLAITVAENMGLHAPVKILCSDIDTQVLAKASRGVYEASARGLSPQRLHRFFLKGKGANAGSIRVKPELARLVEFRPFNLMQTSWQLGEAFDIVFCRNVMIYFDAPTQRKVLERIHGVMKPKGMLFVGHSENFTESRDLFTLRGKTVYDKV, encoded by the coding sequence ATGTCCATCGCCAGCCCCGACGCCGTTCTACCGATTGATCGCGAATTTGACTTTCAACCGCGCGATTTTGCCCGGGTGCGTTCGTTGATTTATGCGCGGGCGGGCATCAGCCTGCATGACGGCAAGCAGGCCATGGTGTACAGCCGCCTGTCGCGCCGACTGCGCGAAACCGGGCACCCCTCTTTTGATGCCTATCTGAGGTGGCTGGAGGGCGCCAGCGGCCCGCAAGCCGATCTGGAGTGGCAGGAGTTCGTGAACTGCCTCACGACCAACCTGACCTCGTTCTTCCGCGAAGAGCATCACTTTCACACCCTGGCCGAGTGGCTGAAGGCCCGCGGCAGCCAGCCCACCCGCATTTGGTGCTGTGCGGCGTCCACCGGCGAAGAACCGTATTCACTGGCCATCACCGTGGCCGAAAACATGGGGCTGCACGCGCCGGTCAAGATCCTGTGCAGCGACATCGACACCCAGGTGCTGGCCAAGGCCTCGCGCGGGGTGTACGAGGCCAGCGCGCGCGGCCTGTCGCCCCAACGCCTGCACCGCTTCTTCCTGAAGGGCAAGGGGGCGAACGCCGGCAGCATCCGGGTCAAGCCCGAGCTGGCGCGCCTGGTGGAGTTTCGGCCCTTCAACCTCATGCAGACCAGCTGGCAGCTGGGCGAGGCCTTCGACATCGTGTTCTGCCGCAACGTGATGATCTATTTCGATGCACCCACCCAGCGCAAGGTGCTGGAGCGCATCCACGGCGTGATGAAACCCAAGGGCATGCTGTTCGTGGGGCACTCTGAAAACTTCACCGAATCGCGTGACCTGTTCACGCTGCGCGGCAAGACGGTTTATGACAAGGTCTGA
- the cheD gene encoding chemoreceptor glutamine deamidase CheD: protein MISPISTPAARPAPPSALAGGLGATRTDRLTRLKTRVAKPGEASFFFYDAHFRSEAVKVLPGEYFVLDEDILIMTTLGSCIAVCLWDRQAKVGGMNHFMLPDNGGGASDSGRYGSYAMELLINEMMKMGAARMTMEAKVFGGGAVISGMNTINVGERNTNFVMDYLKTERIPVVSKDVLDIYPRKVCFLPHSGKAMVKRLAPSNPEAIVQQDRMAAQKVVPASTGGGTVDLF from the coding sequence ATGATCAGCCCCATTTCCACCCCTGCGGCCCGTCCCGCTCCCCCGTCGGCCCTGGCCGGTGGGCTGGGGGCGACGCGCACCGATCGGCTGACCCGGCTCAAGACCCGCGTGGCCAAGCCCGGCGAAGCCTCGTTCTTTTTCTACGACGCGCACTTTCGCAGTGAAGCTGTCAAGGTGTTGCCGGGCGAGTACTTCGTGCTGGACGAAGACATCCTGATCATGACCACGCTGGGCTCGTGCATCGCCGTGTGCTTGTGGGATCGGCAAGCCAAGGTGGGGGGCATGAACCACTTCATGCTGCCAGACAACGGCGGCGGGGCCAGCGATTCGGGACGTTACGGCTCGTACGCCATGGAACTGCTGATCAACGAGATGATGAAGATGGGCGCCGCGCGCATGACCATGGAAGCCAAGGTGTTTGGCGGCGGCGCGGTGATCAGCGGCATGAACACGATCAACGTGGGTGAGCGCAACACCAATTTTGTGATGGACTACCTCAAGACCGAGCGCATTCCGGTGGTGTCCAAGGATGTGCTGGACATCTACCCGCGCAAGGTGTGCTTCCTGCCGCACAGTGGCAAGGCCATGGTCAAGCGCCTGGCCCCCAGCAACCCCGAGGCCATCGTTCAGCAAGATCGCATGGCCGCTCAGAAGGTGGTACCCGCCAGCACCGGCGGTGGCACCGTGGACCTGTTCTGA
- a CDS encoding protein-glutamate methylesterase/protein-glutamine glutaminase produces the protein MAKIRVVVVDDSALVRSMLTEIINRQPDMQCIGAASDPYVAREMIRNLNPDVITLDVEMPRMDGIDFLSKLMRLRPMPVVMVSTLTERGAEVTLKALELGAIDFVAKPKIGVADGLQQLANEITEKVRIASKARINRAPTPSAPARSTPVGASTGSAGASSTATGTAAPAPASLGRLSTEKIIFIGASTGGTEATKEVLMTLPADAPAVVITQHMPPGFTKSYATRLDGLCRIRVKEATDGERVLPGHAYIAPGGLHLSVERSGANYIARVQDGEPVNRHKPSVEVLFKSAARLVGRNAIGIMLTGMGADGAKAMREMKDAGAYCVAQDEASCVVFGMPREAIAAGAVQEVLPLKQIGPHLMEHLRSTVGQALSRV, from the coding sequence ATGGCCAAGATTCGAGTGGTGGTGGTGGACGACTCCGCCCTGGTGCGAAGCATGTTGACCGAGATCATCAACCGGCAGCCCGACATGCAATGCATCGGCGCGGCCAGCGATCCCTACGTGGCGCGCGAGATGATCCGCAACCTCAACCCCGACGTGATCACGCTGGACGTGGAGATGCCGCGCATGGATGGCATCGACTTCCTGTCCAAGTTGATGCGCCTGCGGCCCATGCCGGTGGTGATGGTGTCGACGCTGACCGAGCGCGGCGCGGAGGTGACCCTGAAGGCGCTGGAGCTGGGGGCCATCGATTTTGTGGCCAAGCCCAAGATTGGCGTGGCCGACGGCCTGCAGCAGTTGGCCAACGAGATCACCGAAAAGGTGCGCATCGCCTCGAAGGCACGCATCAACCGCGCGCCGACGCCATCGGCGCCTGCCCGCAGCACCCCTGTGGGGGCCAGTACCGGGAGCGCTGGGGCCAGTAGCACGGCCACGGGCACGGCCGCGCCTGCACCGGCCAGCCTGGGCCGGCTGTCCACCGAAAAGATCATCTTCATCGGCGCATCGACGGGCGGTACCGAGGCCACCAAGGAGGTGCTGATGACGCTGCCGGCCGACGCGCCTGCGGTGGTCATCACCCAGCACATGCCACCGGGCTTCACCAAGAGCTACGCCACCCGCCTGGACGGGCTGTGCCGCATCCGCGTGAAAGAGGCGACCGATGGCGAGCGGGTGTTGCCCGGCCACGCCTACATCGCACCGGGCGGGCTGCACCTGAGCGTGGAGCGCTCGGGCGCCAACTACATCGCACGGGTGCAGGATGGTGAGCCGGTCAACCGCCACAAACCCAGTGTGGAAGTGCTGTTCAAATCGGCCGCCAGGCTCGTGGGACGCAACGCCATCGGCATCATGCTGACCGGCATGGGCGCCGACGGCGCCAAGGCCATGCGCGAGATGAAGGATGCGGGCGCTTATTGCGTGGCGCAGGACGAGGCCAGCTGCGTGGTGTTCGGCATGCCACGTGAGGCGATTGCGGCCGGGGCCGTGCAAGAAGTGCTGCCGCTCAAGCAGATCGGCCCGCACCTGATGGAGCACCTGCGCAGCACGGTGGGACAGGCGCTGAGCCGGGTCTGA
- a CDS encoding patatin-like phospholipase family protein, with amino-acid sequence MSVRLVISILVATLLSVVSAMAAEAPRGESPRDGASQRPRIGLVLSGGGARGLAHVGVLKVLERERIPVDVIAGTSMGAIVGGLYASGLSAAQIEAEVKRLDWGNVFASRVDRPELSQRRKEQDFEVSPLIEVGVGADGLKAPLGSLSSRVLESHLRRLTLPASQTSHFDRLPIPFRAVATDMETGQPVVIEQGDLATALRSSMSVPGIFAPVEVQGRILGDGGLVNNTPVDVARAMGADRLIVVNVGTPLAPRDTLSTLTGVTAQMINILTEQNVQRSLATLTPQDVLITPQLQGLTSADFSRAVEFVELGETQADAMVLRFQDLRLSEADYAAWRTGHQLRAPAPQELRFVRFEGSELTHPQARSDILRSQPGHAFSVADAERDLVTLAATGDYLRTDYRLEPAPDGGQGLVFILQDKPWGPNYLQMGLDFSADNRGRSTFDVKVVHTRHWADRSGSEWRNFARIGSSPALSTEWWSPWTLQLPDGLSAFWSASAATQRHTVDYHLNPDDDLAATVRRQRSELALDLGLNWRELGEWRLGWVSQNLRDDPRIVSSALSEASASGGPDVQRWKEQGWRLRAVFDQLDHAFFPLKGWRVDGQWFHGHLSDRGSAPIDEGTLRLISLQGQTVHTWGRHTWSLLGRVSLSDGPQPTIDRYGLGGFQQISGYAPFQISGPQVALARLGYRIRLTDMSLTRGTYLGASLEAGNAWQQREEVGEGRLKLGGSLYIGADTAIGPVYGALGYSPARGSTLMLFVGRP; translated from the coding sequence ATGAGCGTGCGTCTAGTCATTTCGATCCTGGTGGCCACCCTGTTGTCGGTGGTGTCGGCCATGGCCGCCGAGGCGCCTCGGGGTGAGTCCCCGCGCGACGGGGCGTCACAGCGTCCGCGCATTGGCCTGGTGCTCTCTGGTGGCGGTGCCCGTGGCCTGGCCCACGTCGGGGTGCTCAAGGTGCTTGAGCGCGAGCGCATCCCGGTGGACGTCATCGCAGGCACCTCCATGGGGGCCATCGTGGGCGGGCTGTATGCCAGCGGCCTGAGCGCCGCGCAGATCGAAGCCGAGGTCAAGCGGCTGGACTGGGGCAATGTGTTCGCCAGCCGGGTGGATCGTCCCGAGTTGTCTCAGCGGCGCAAAGAGCAGGATTTCGAGGTCTCGCCCCTGATCGAGGTGGGCGTGGGGGCCGATGGCCTGAAGGCCCCGCTGGGCTCGCTGTCCAGCCGGGTGCTGGAGTCGCACCTGCGCCGCCTGACCTTGCCGGCCAGCCAGACCTCGCACTTTGATCGCTTGCCGATCCCGTTTCGCGCCGTGGCCACCGACATGGAAACCGGCCAGCCGGTGGTGATCGAGCAGGGCGACCTGGCCACCGCCTTGCGCAGCTCCATGTCCGTGCCCGGCATTTTTGCCCCGGTGGAGGTTCAAGGGCGCATCCTGGGGGACGGTGGCCTGGTCAACAACACCCCGGTGGATGTGGCCCGGGCCATGGGGGCCGACCGGCTCATCGTGGTCAACGTGGGCACCCCGCTCGCTCCACGCGATACCTTGTCCACGCTCACGGGGGTGACCGCCCAGATGATCAACATCCTCACGGAGCAAAACGTCCAGCGCAGCCTGGCCACGCTGACGCCGCAGGATGTCTTGATCACACCGCAACTGCAAGGGCTGACCTCGGCCGATTTCAGCCGCGCGGTCGAGTTCGTGGAGCTGGGCGAAACGCAGGCCGACGCCATGGTGCTGCGCTTTCAGGACCTGCGCCTGTCAGAGGCCGATTACGCCGCCTGGCGTACAGGCCATCAGTTGCGAGCACCAGCGCCGCAAGAACTGCGTTTTGTGCGCTTTGAAGGCTCCGAGCTGACGCACCCCCAGGCCCGCTCTGACATCCTGCGCTCGCAACCCGGACATGCTTTCAGCGTGGCGGATGCCGAGCGCGACCTGGTCACCCTGGCGGCCACGGGCGATTACCTGCGCACCGACTACCGGCTCGAGCCCGCACCCGATGGAGGACAAGGCCTCGTCTTCATTCTGCAAGACAAGCCCTGGGGGCCCAACTACCTGCAGATGGGGCTTGATTTCAGCGCCGACAACCGTGGGCGCAGCACCTTCGACGTCAAGGTGGTGCACACCCGGCATTGGGCCGACCGCAGCGGCAGCGAATGGCGCAACTTTGCCCGCATCGGTTCGTCACCAGCGCTGTCCACCGAGTGGTGGAGCCCCTGGACGCTCCAGCTGCCAGACGGCCTCAGCGCCTTCTGGTCGGCATCGGCCGCCACGCAGCGCCACACGGTGGACTACCACCTCAATCCGGACGATGACCTGGCCGCCACGGTGCGCCGTCAGCGCAGCGAGCTGGCCCTGGACCTGGGCCTGAACTGGCGCGAGCTGGGCGAATGGCGCCTGGGCTGGGTCAGCCAGAACCTGCGCGACGACCCACGCATCGTGTCATCGGCGCTGTCCGAGGCCAGTGCCTCGGGTGGGCCTGACGTGCAGCGCTGGAAAGAGCAAGGCTGGCGTTTGCGCGCCGTGTTTGACCAACTGGACCACGCCTTCTTCCCGCTCAAGGGCTGGCGGGTGGATGGGCAATGGTTTCATGGGCACCTGAGCGACCGCGGCTCTGCACCGATTGATGAAGGCACGCTGCGTTTGATCAGCCTGCAGGGCCAAACTGTTCACACCTGGGGCAGACACACCTGGAGCCTGCTCGGGCGTGTGTCGCTCAGCGATGGTCCGCAGCCGACCATCGACCGCTATGGCCTGGGCGGCTTCCAGCAGATCTCGGGTTATGCGCCATTTCAGATCAGTGGGCCGCAGGTGGCCCTGGCGCGCCTGGGTTACCGCATTCGCCTCACCGACATGAGCCTCACCCGGGGCACCTACCTGGGCGCCAGCCTGGAGGCCGGCAACGCCTGGCAGCAACGCGAAGAAGTGGGCGAGGGCCGCCTGAAGCTGGGCGGCAGCCTGTACATCGGTGCCGACACGGCGATCGGCCCCGTGTATGGGGCCCTGGGGTACAGCCCGGCGCGCGGCAGCACCTTGATGCTGTTCGTGGGCCGGCCTTGA
- a CDS encoding DUF3149 domain-containing protein: protein MQAWIDFFTTDYGLMSLAVIAFMFVMLGYIGWYVARHVKADVEEHDRLVREGRAQ from the coding sequence ATGCAAGCCTGGATCGACTTCTTCACCACCGACTACGGTCTGATGAGCCTGGCCGTCATTGCCTTCATGTTCGTGATGCTGGGCTACATCGGCTGGTATGTGGCCCGCCACGTGAAGGCCGATGTGGAAGAACATGACCGGCTGGTGCGCGAGGGTCGCGCCCAGTGA